In Planococcus shixiaomingii, the DNA window CATTTGGATGCCGAGAGTGTAGAGCTTGTAAGTCAGCAATTAACTTCTTATAAAGGAACCTTGATTGTCGTTTCACACGATCGCTATTTTATCGATAAAATTGCCACTCATATTTGGGAAATCGAAGACCGGGAATTAATTGCCTATACCGGGGATTACAGTGCCTCGCGTTTAGAAAAAGAACGTAACCGGTTAACGCAGCAGCGAAAGTACGACAAGCAGCAATCTAAAATTGCGCGTGTCGAAAGCCAAATCGCCGAATTGAAATCTTGGTCGGGAAAAGCCCATGCGGATTCTACAAAACATGAGTTTGCGAAGGAATTTTACCGCTCCAAGGCGAAAAGAATGGATGTCCAAATACGCAGCAAACAAAAACGCCTCGAAGCGGAGCTTGAACAAGAGCGAGTGGAAAAACCAAAAGAGGAAAAGGGCATCGCTTTTGAAATAGCGGGCGGAGCCAAAAAAGGAAAGCGGATCATCGAACTGAAAAATGCCGGGATCAAGTTTGGTGACCGGACAATTTTTAGCGGCGCTTCATTTACCATCCAACATGGAGAACGAGTCGGATTAGTCGGGAGAAATGGCAGCGGAAAATCGACGCTGTTTGGCATGCTGCGCGGAGAACAAAGTTTTTCGGGTGAGGTTTGGACCACTGGGGGCATGAAAATCGGGTACTTGAGCCAAAGTGTCTTTGACTTGCCGGAAGAAAAAACGCCGGCGGAGCTGTTTGCTCCCGAAAATTTTGAACAGGCTGGACGGATCCGGACGTTGATGGACAATTTGGGATTTGATAGAAACCATTGGAATCAGCCGATTCTTCATATGAGCATGGGAGAGCGTGTAAAATTAAAGTTAATGGAATTTATGCTTACAGAATGCAACGTGCTGTTATTGGACGAACCGACCAACCACTTGGATCTGCCTTCGCGCGAACAATTGGAGAGGACTTTAGAGACGTTTCCGGGGACGCTTCTTGTGGCAACGCATGACCGGTACTTCATGGAGCGGCTCGCCACTAAACTTCTGCTCTTTGATCAAGAGCGCATCGTGAAGTACGAAGGAAGCTATAGTGATTGGCAAAGCAGAAAAGCGGAAAGCCGGGAGGACCGGGAAACCGATGTGCTGGCGCTTGAAACAGAGCGTCAGGCGGTGTTAGGGAAAATCAGTTTCATGCAGCCGAACGACAAGGGTTACGCCGAACTGGATGCCCGCTTTAACCAATTGACGAAAGAAATACAGGCGCTTCGAACCCATTGAGAAATATGAATTAAAAACGGTTGTCCGGTACAGCCGTTTTTCTTTAATAGAACATGAATAGTTTCGTTGATTAAGGGTAAAAACTATCAGATAGAGAAAGGAGCGCTGCCATGATTCGCTTTGAGAATGTAAGCAGACAGTTTCCTGACGGGACTGAGGCATTGAAAAACATATCACTCACTCTTCCGGACCAACAATTGACCGTTATTATCGGTCCGAGCGGGTGCGGAAAAACGACGCTGATGAAGATGATCAACAAG includes these proteins:
- the abc-f gene encoding ribosomal protection-like ABC-F family protein; this encodes MTIIGKLNNLIIQYGESIVLEKIKADIPQGARIGVIGANGSGKSSLLQAIAEGHEGVEWPGAMPSLVYMKQEVKEQPGHSTTTESRKLETKWNVPKSREHLSGGEGMKMRLAQALSEKGELLLLDEPTNHLDAESVELVSQQLTSYKGTLIVVSHDRYFIDKIATHIWEIEDRELIAYTGDYSASRLEKERNRLTQQRKYDKQQSKIARVESQIAELKSWSGKAHADSTKHEFAKEFYRSKAKRMDVQIRSKQKRLEAELEQERVEKPKEEKGIAFEIAGGAKKGKRIIELKNAGIKFGDRTIFSGASFTIQHGERVGLVGRNGSGKSTLFGMLRGEQSFSGEVWTTGGMKIGYLSQSVFDLPEEKTPAELFAPENFEQAGRIRTLMDNLGFDRNHWNQPILHMSMGERVKLKLMEFMLTECNVLLLDEPTNHLDLPSREQLERTLETFPGTLLVATHDRYFMERLATKLLLFDQERIVKYEGSYSDWQSRKAESREDRETDVLALETERQAVLGKISFMQPNDKGYAELDARFNQLTKEIQALRTH